Proteins encoded in a region of the Elaeis guineensis isolate ETL-2024a chromosome 7, EG11, whole genome shotgun sequence genome:
- the LOC105036898 gene encoding LOW QUALITY PROTEIN: putative leucine-rich repeat receptor-like serine/threonine-protein kinase At2g19230 (The sequence of the model RefSeq protein was modified relative to this genomic sequence to represent the inferred CDS: inserted 1 base in 1 codon; deleted 1 base in 1 codon) codes for MAMIGFFLVLGISSAALVRGQPGFISIDCGIAENFRYINXLTGLEYVSDAQFVETGENHNISTDFQTSSLPVQNLNLRSFPTGARNCYTLKDVQKGNKYMIRAGFMYGNYDGQNRKPQFDLYVGVNHWDSMNITNASSIYGAEIMVVASANFISVCLVDTGCGPPFISTLELRPLRNEIYKSLSGSSYFLSVLRYDMGSTENRSTRYPNDVYDRMWFVANDPAWTSLNTSASMNNQPNDGFEVPSTVMRTAATPLDGSNLRILGDAQHDNPPLKYHIFLHFTEIQLLSEQSRIFDIYLNGNLWVDAFSPRYLKTDNIVTEEPLSLEHYNITICKAAKSTLPPILNAIEIYKVKQSGLETDGGDVDAVMEVKASYQVKRNWMGDPCLPSNFTWDGLNCSFSGSEPPRIISLSLAYSGLTGEITAALTKLESLRYLDLSGNSLSGPVPDALGELPYLEFLNLSSNQLTGSIPRRLQERSKDGSLKLSIENNPALCYGSDSCERHHKVSVPIIIVLSVAPVVLLVVAISAWMIRRKKRELASTRKLEKEYRSSIGLFKDNNGPFQLESQQFTYKDLISITKNFERAIGKGGFGTVYYGELGKGTQVAVKLHSQTSMQGTKEFLAEAQLLTRVHHRNLVSLVGYCKNENSLALVYEYMEQGSLQEHLAGKTSKPGALHWIERLRIALEAAQGLEYLHKGCTPPIIHRDVKTTNILLNHKREAKIADFGLSKVFCSDTLTHVSTNVVGTPGYVDPEYYYTYQLNEKSDVFSFGVVLLELITGQPALPKIRDRGHIIQWVRPWLARGDIGNVVDKRMEGEYDTNSVWKAAEIAMKCTLPTAIQRPTMSDVVMQLKDCLSLELACERTEILCMDGLNISYGNSVEGASEGMKATLNPSAR; via the exons ATGGCCATGATAGGATTCTTCCTTGTGTTGGGTATATCGTCAGCAGCCCTGGTTCGCGGCCAGCCAG GTTTTATCAGCATAGATTGTGGCATCGCTGAAAATTTCCGCTACATAA GCCTCACGGGTTTGGAATATGTTTCTGATGCCCAATTCGTTGAAACTGGGGAAAATCATAACATTTCTACTGATTTCCAGACAAGTTCGCTTCCAGTGCAGAACTTAAACCTTCGAAGCTTTCCTACTGGGGCTCGAAATTGCTACACCTTGAAGGATGTTCAAAAGGGTAACAAGTATATGATTAGAGCCGGTTTTATGTACGGGAATTATGATGGCCAAAATCGAAAACCACAATTTGACTTATATGTAGGGGTCAATCACTGGGATTCCATGAACATAACTAATGCATCCTCTATCTACGGGGCAGAGATTATGGTTGTTGCTTCTGCTAATTTTATATCCGTATGTCTCGTGGATACGGGTTGCGGTCCACCATTCATATCTACTTTGGAGTTGAGGCCTCTCAGGAATGAAATCTATAAATCTTTAAGTGGGTCGAGTTATTTTCTGTCCGTTCTACGATATGACATGGGATCAACTGAAAATCGGTCGACAAG GTATCCAAATGATGTTTATGATCGTATGTGGTTTGTGGCCAACGATCCTGCATGGACTTCATTAAATACGTCTGCAAGCATGAACAACCAGCCAAATGATGGCTTCGAGGTGCCATCAACGGTTATGAGGACTGCGGCCACACCATTAGATGGTTCCAATCTTCGAATCCTTGGGGATGCGCAGCATGACAATCCTCCATTGAAGTACCATATTTTTTTGCATTTCACAGAGATCCAGTTGCTGAGTGAGCAGTCAAGAatatttgacatctatttgaatgGAAATTTGTGGGTTGATGCCTTCTCCCCTCGTTATTTGAAGACGGATAACATAGTCACTGAAGAGCCTTTGAGCTTGGAACATTACAACATTACCATCTGCAAGGCAGCCAAGTCCACCCTTCCTCCGATTCTCAATGCTATAGAAATCTATAAAGTCAAACAATCAGGATTGGAGACAGATGGTGGAGATG TTGATGCAGTCATGGAAGTTAAGGCATCATATCAAGTGAAGAGAAATTGGATGGGTGATCCCTGTCTTCCAAGTAATTTTACTTGGGATGGATTGAATTGCAGCTTCAGTGGTTCTGAACCCCCAAGAATCATATCTCT AAGCCTGGCTTATAGTGGATTGACTGGAGAAATAACTGCTGCTCTTACAAAGCTAGAATCACTCAGATACTT GGATCTATCTGGTAATAGTTTGTCCGGACCGGTACCTGATGCTCTAGGAGAACTGCCTTATTTAGAATTCTT AAATTTGTCAAGCAACCAGCTTACAGGATCAATTCCTCGTCGTCTTCAAGAAAGATCGAAAGATGGATCTCTTAAATTAAG TATTGAGAACAACCCAGCTCTGTGTTATGGAAGTGATTCATGTGAAAGGCATCACAAGGTTTCAGTTCCAATCATCATCGTTTTATCGGTGGCTCCTGTGGTACTGCTAGTAGTGGCAATCTCAGCATGGATGATAAGAAGGAAAAAGCGAGAGCTTG CTTCCACCAGAAAACTAGAGAAAGAATATCGCTcctcaattggactcttcaaagaCAACAATGGACCATTTCAATTGGAGAGTCAGCAATTCACATATAAAGATTTGATCAGCATAACTAAAAATTTTGAGCGTGCTATTGGCAAGGGAGGGTTCGGGACAGTTTACTATGGTGAGTTAGGAAAAGGCACTCAAGTAGCTGTCAAGCTGCACTCTCAAACGTCAATGCAGGGTACAAAGGAGTTCCTGGCTGAG GCCCAGCTCTTGACAAGGGTTCATCACAGAAATCTTGTATCTTTGGTTGGATACTGTAAGAACGAAAATTCTCTGGCACTTGTGTATGAATACATGGAACAAGGAAGTCTTCAAGAGCATCTAGCAG gtaAAACTAGCAAACCTGGGGCCTTGCACTGGATTGAGCGACTGCGCATTGCACTCGAAGCTGCTCAAG GCTTGGAGTATCTTCATAAAGGATGCACGCCACCCATAATCCACAGAGATGTGAAGACAACCAACATCCTTCTCAATCACAAGCGAGAAGCCAAAATAGCAGATTTTGGGTTGTCAAAAGTTTTCTGCAGTGACACCCTCACTCATGTATCTACTAATGTTGTTGGCACTCCAGGATACGTCGATCCAGA GTATTATTATACTTACCAGCTGAATGAGAAAAGTGATGTTTTCAGTTTTGGGGTTGTCCTTTTGGAGCTGATCACTGGCCAACCTGCCTTACCAAAAATCCGAGATAGGGGTCACATAATCCAGTGGGTGCGACCATGGCTTGCCAGGGGTGACATAGGTAATGTTGTTGACAAAAGGATGGAAGGGGAGTATGACACTAACTCAGTCTGGAAAGCAGCAGAAATAGCAATGAAGTGCACACTGCCGACTGCCATTCAGAGGCCTACCATGAGTGATGTGGTGATGCAGTTGAAGGACTGCTTATCACTGGAGCTTGCTTGTGAAAGGACCGAGATCCTATGCATGGATGGCCTAAATATCAGCTATGGGAATTCAGTTGAAGGGGCTTCCGAGGGGATG AAAGCAACTCTAAATCCCTCAGCAAGATAG
- the LOC105048018 gene encoding uncharacterized protein, whose amino-acid sequence MGRAPCCDRANVKRGPWSPEEDMTLKSYLERHGTGGNWIALPQKAGLKRCGKSCRLRWLNYLRPDIKHGGFTEEEDIIICTLYNKIGSRWSVIASQLRGRTDNDVKNYWNTKLKKKMMAAQASHYKNITSSSSGTTTTPNTNLIHHTPAPASLIIPTIKTEIYTCDNFLAPSNEGPSASAPVNPCFMFGHNTPFPPAGLVGPPVLNGNAGHYAVSPHDDASTASSSVTIENSSNNYVNWSANGPGGDDAFFAEFFNDNYGYQEKTGEGAPNQATVAANVWITF is encoded by the exons ATGGGGAGAGCTCCTTGCTGTGACAGGGCAAATGTGAAGAGGGGGCCATGGTCTCCAGAGGAAGACATGACACTCAAGAGTTACCTTGAGAGACATGGAACTGGTGGCAACTGGATTGCTTTGCCCCAGAAAGcag GGTTGAAACGTTGCGGCAAAAGCTGTCGCTTGAGATGGCTCAATTACCTCAGGCCAGACATCAAACATGGAGGCTTTACCGAGGAAGAAGATATCATTATTTGCACTCTCTACAACAAAATAGGAAGCAG GTGGTCTGTCATAGCATCCCAATTGCGTGGAAGAACTGATAATGATGTCAAAAACTACTGGAACACTAAATTAAAGAAGAAGATGATGGCAGCACAAGCATCCCACTACAAAAAcatcacctcctcctcctccggcaccaCCACCACCCCCAATACCAATCTCATTCATCACACACCAGCACCTGCTTCTCTTATCATCCCAACCATCAAAACCGAGATCTACACCTGTGATAACTTCTTGGCTCCTTCAAACGAAGGCCCCTCGGCATCAGCTCCAGTAAACCCGTGCTTCATGTTTGGTCACAACACACCATTTCCACCTGCAGGGCTCGTCGGACCTCCGGTTCTCAATGGGAATGCCGGCCACTACGCCGTTTCACCGCATGATGATGCCTCCACGGCTTCCTCCTCGGTTACCATCGAGAACAGCAGCAACAACTATGTCAACTGGTCGGCTAACGGCCCTGGAGGGGATGATGCCTTCTTCGCCGAGTTCTTCAATGACAATTATGGTTATCAGGAGAAGACTGGGGAAGGCGCTCCCAATCAAGCTACAGTGGCCGCTAACGTGTGGATCACTTTCTGA
- the LOC105048016 gene encoding zinc finger CCCH domain-containing protein 2 translates to MMMMMVGERSHHNPTVHVPPWTPFDDPAPGVAYSLPVSGVAVAGGGDCSPYPLGEPSLAALQRFLPCNEIYAAGEDTDESEPADAPVDAYSCDEFRMYEFKVRRCARGRSHDWTECPYAHPGEKARRRDPRKYHYSGTACPDFRKGNCKRGDACEFAHGVFECWLHPARYRTQPCKDGTACRRRVCFFAHTPEQLRVLPQQQQQQQLQQSPRTLAATDSYDGSPLRHQHTLEGYFSKNLMSSSPTSTLISPPISPPSESPPMSPRGVPAVRRASWPMNELLTSLRHLQLSKVNAAPSSWGYGMSGGAGFVSPRSGAGFGVGFCSLPSTPTRAALVGGGAGFVDEEEPVERVESGRALRAKMFERLSKESILGKAEVAPLAAQAPDVGWVSELVK, encoded by the coding sequence atgatgatgatgatggtgggAGAAAGGAGCCATCACAATCCGACGGTCCACGTGCCGCCGTGGACCCCTTTCGACGATCCGGCACCGGGTGTGGCGTACAGCCTCCCTGTGAGCGGCGTCGCCGTCGCCGGCGGCGGGGACTGCTCCCCATACCCGCTGGGCGAGCCCTCGCTGGCTGCGCTGCAACGATTCCTTCCTTGCAATGAGATCTATGCGGCAGGGGAGGATACCGACGAGTCGGAGCCGGCGGACGCGCCGGTGGATGCCTACTCTTGTGACGAGTTCCGGATGTATGAGTTTAAGGTACGGCGGTGCGCTCGGGGGCGGTCCCACGACTGGACGGAATGTCCGTACGCCCACCCGGGCGAGAAGGCTCGCCGAAGAGACCCCCGGAAGTATCATTACTCTGGGACGGCCTGTCCAGACTTCCGGAAGGGCAACTGCAAGCGGGGTGACGCCTGCGAGTTCGCCCACGGGGTGTTCGAGTGTTGGCTCCACCCGGCCAGGTACCGCACCCAGCCTTGCAAGGACGGCACCGCCTGTCGTCGTCGCGTCTGCTTTTTCGCCCACACGCCGGAGCAGCTCCGCGTGCTTCCCCAGCAACAGCAGCAACAGCAGCTGCAGCAAAGTCCGAGGACTCTGGCGGCCACGGACTCCTACGATGGGTCCCCGCTCCGCCACCAGCATACCTTGGAGGGAtatttttcaaagaatctgatGTCGTCCTCGCCGACGTCGACGCTGATCTCTCCACCGATATCCCCGCCGTCGGAGTCGCCCCCGATGTCTCCAAGAGGTGTGCCAGCGGTGCGGCGGGCATCCTGGCCTATGAACGAGCTGCTGACTTCGCTGAGGCACTTGCAGTTGAGCAAGGTGAACGCTGCTCCGAGTTCTTGGGGTTATGGAATGAGTGGCGGTGCGGGGTTCGTGTCGCCGAGGAGTGGGGCGGGGTTCGGTGTGGGGTTCTGTAGCTTGCCTTCGACGCCGACGAGGGCGGCGCTGGTTGGCGGGGGCGCTGGGTTTGTTGATGAAGAGGAGCCGGTCGAGAGGGTGGAGTCTGGGAGGGCGCTGAGGGCCAAAATGTTCGAGAGGCTCAGTAAGGAAAGCATTTTGGGGAAGGCGGAAGTCGCCCCTCTGGCCGCGCAGGCGCCGGATGTCGGTTGGGTTTCTGAGTTAGTGAAGTAA